A genomic region of Vigna radiata var. radiata cultivar VC1973A unplaced genomic scaffold, Vradiata_ver6 scaffold_86, whole genome shotgun sequence contains the following coding sequences:
- the LOC106754267 gene encoding ras-related protein RABA1f, producing MGADEDYDYLFKLVLIGDSAVGKSNLLSRFTRNEFSLETKSTIGVEFATRSVPVDSKLVKAQIWDTAGQERYRAITSAYYRGAVGALVVYDVTRHVTFENVERWLKELRDHTEAYVVVMLVGNKADLRHLRAVSTDEAKEFAEKEKIFFMETSALESLNVDSAFVEVLSQIYNVVSRKTLETVDESHATSLPKGETIVLGTKEDVSAVKKSGCCST from the exons ATGGGTGCCGACGAAGACTATGACTACTTGTTCAAGCTCGTCCTTATCGGTGATTCTGCCGTTGGAAAGTCCAACCTCCTGTCCCGATTCACGCGAAACGAGTTCAGCTTGGAAACCAAATCCACCATCGGCGTCGAATTCGCCACCCGCAGCGTCCCCGTCGATAGCAAACTCGTCAAGGCTCAAATCTGGGACACCGCCGGCCAAGAAAG ATATCGTGCTATTACAAGTGCATATTACAGAGGAGCAGTTGGTGCTTTGGTTGTGTACGATGTAACTCGACATGTGACGTTTGAGAACGTTGAGAGATGGTTGAAGGAGCTTCGGGATCACACAGAAGCATATGTTGTGGTGATGCTGGTGGGAAACAAGGCAGATCTTCGACATTTGCGTGCAGTGTCAACTGATGAAGCCAAAGAATTtgcagaaaaagagaagatatTCTTCATGGAAACCTCTGCCCTTGAGTCCTTGAATGTGGACAGTGCTTTTGTAGAAGTGCTGAGTCAGATATACAATGTTGTGAGTAGGAAAACACTTGAGACAGTGGATGAATCTCATGCAACATCCTTGCCCAAAGGGGAAACCATTGTTCTTGGAACCAAAGAAGATGTCTCAGCTGTTAAAAAGAGTGGATGCTGTTCCACATAG